A single genomic interval of Capricornis sumatraensis isolate serow.1 chromosome 11, serow.2, whole genome shotgun sequence harbors:
- the SDR16C5 gene encoding epidermal retinol dehydrogenase 2, producing MALKLKSAKKLFIFLGKSALALVEAVVFAIIPKPRKNVAGEIVLITGAGSGLGRLLALKFAQLGSVLVLWDINQESNEKTRKMAGEAGAKGVYAYTCDCSRKEEVYRVANQVKKEVGDVSILINNAGIVTGRKFMDCPDELIEKSLDVNFKAHIWTYKAFLPAMIANDHGHLVCISSSAGLIGINGLADYCASKFAANGFAESIFLESLAKGQNGIKTTIVCPFFIKTGMFDGCTTGCPSLLPILEPEYAVRKIVDAILQENMYLYMPKFIYFMVILKSFLPLKLGLLLGEYLGAFNVMDGFTGTRKKN from the exons ATGGCCCTCAAGCTGAAGTCAGCCAAgaaattgttcattttcttagGAAAATCAGCGTTGGCTCTTGTGGAGGCTGTAGTTTTTGCTATAATCCCAAAGCCACGGAAGAATGTTGCTGGTGAAATCGTACTTATAACAGGCGCTGGAAGTGGACTCGGAAGGCTCCTAGCCCTCAAATTTGCCCAGCTTGGATCGGTGCTTGTGCTCTGGGATATCAATCAGGAGAGTAATGAGAAGACCCGCAAGATGGCTGGGGAAGCTGGAGCCAAGGGGGTCTATGCCTATACCTGTGACTGCAGCCGGAAGGAGGAGGTGTACAGAGTGGCCAACCAG GTGAAGAAAGAAGTTGGTGATGTTTCCATCCTGATCAACAATGCCGGAATCGTAACAGGCAGAAAGTTCATGGACTGCCCAGATGAGCTTATAGAAAAGTCTCTTGATGTGAATTTCAAAGCACATATATGG ACTTACAAAGCCTTTCTACCGGCTATGATTGCTAATGACCATGGACATTTGGTGTGCATTTCAAGTTCAGCTGGATTAATTGGAATAAATGGACTGGCAG ATTACTGTGCAAGTAAATTTGCAGCCAATGGATTTGCTGAATCAATATTTTTAGAATCACTTGCCAAGGGACAGAACGGGATCAAAACCACTATCGTGTGTCCATTTTTTATAAAAACCGGAATGTTTGACGGATGTACTACTGG ctgTCCTTCTCTCTTACCGATTCTGGAGCCAGAATATGCAGTCAGGAAGATAGTAGATGCTATCCTGCAAGAAAACATGTACCTGTATATGCCCAAGTTTATATACTTCATGgtgattttaaaaag CTTTTTGCCCCTCAAGCTGGGGCTGCTTTTGGGTGAGTACTTGGGGGCTTTTAATGTAATGGATGGCTTCACTGGCACCAGgaagaaaaactga